Proteins from a single region of Nomia melanderi isolate GNS246 chromosome 9, iyNomMela1, whole genome shotgun sequence:
- the LOC116427222 gene encoding solute carrier family 35 member F3 isoform X6 — protein MNTPSSKHVVTFDERCKEGKSRTNLSMGSRGVGDIPTIFHPQQTHTSNIILGDNQQNHGPQSSIGQVTHDNTGCEQQQGCSVTVSCGDSTPSCRPLDTSGSGGIAEGTGASQGHNASQIQVQQHISTPSVTYQQRPNSLSACYASCCAESAKKIYFGVCVTICVTASWVGATHCIKYLYFYKLESPSYLSSSNSSVTGTHQQHTVPYNAPFFTTWFCTNWEILYYPIYFICQAARIKCNTPSEIIAENLRGFRDKGFTGGRFLIRCSLFCGLWVVTNYMYIYSLRILLATDVMALFATNVSCVYLLSWVILHEQFVGVRIVAVILCNTGIALLAYMDGITGSPTLGGVVLATSAAAGSAVYKVLFKKVIGETTFGQMSLFFSLIGLCNAALLWPVCLALYFTGAESVHWERLPWTALLLASILHLVANMLGNFSIALTYDLFITLGLITAVPVSAALDVVLYGAHFVGMKLAGMIFIAVGFFLVMFPDNWPDYITRLLRWSRRHGHGVSGGTQRDVIDYRTGYIKSHLRSPSGRVR, from the exons ATGAATACACCGAGTTCAAAGCATGTCGTAACTTTCGACGAACGATGTAAGGAAGGTAAGTCAAG AACAAACTTAAGCATGGGTAGCAGAGGAGTCGGGGACATTCCAACAATATTTCATCCTCAACAAACTCATACTTCAAATATCATTCTTGGTGACAATCAACAGAACCATGGTCCTCAAAGCAGTATTGGTCAAGTTACTCATGATAATACTG GGTGTGAGCAGCAACAAGGATGTAGCGTTACCGTTAGCTGCGGTGACTCAACGCCAAGTTGCCGCCCTTTGGATACAAGCGGAAGTGGAGGAATTGCTGAAGGAACTGGTGCTAGTCAAGGGCATAATGCGAGTCAAATCCAAGTTCAGCAGCACATTTCAACTCCTTCCGTTACTTATCAACAAAGGCCCAATTCTCTCTCAGCTTGTTATGCATCCTGCTGTGCAGAATCAGCAAAGAAG atatattttggagTATGTGTAACCATATGTGTCACAGCAAGTTGGGTTGGTGCAACgcattgtattaaatatttatatttttacaaacttGAAAGTCCGAGTTATTTATCATCTTCGAACTCATCGGTAACGGGAACGCATCAGCAACAT aCGGTTCCATATAATGCGCCCTTCTTCACAACGTGGTTCTGTACAAATTGGGAGATTCTTTACTAccctatttatttcatttgtcaaGCTGCGAGAATAAAATGTAACACTCCGTCAGAAATAATCGCAGAAAATTTGCGTGGATTCCGAGATAAAGGTTTCACCGGTGGTCGTTTTTTGATCAGATGTAGCCTCTTCTGTGGACTTTGGGTGGTCacgaattatatgtatatttattcgcTCAGGATATTGTTAGCTACTGATGTGATGGCCCTGTTTGCGACAAACGTATCCTgcgtttatttattatcatgGGTTATCCTTCATGAGCAATTTGTTGGTGTAAGG ATAGTAGCAGTAATTTTATGCAACACTGGGATTGCACTTTTAGCGTACATGGATGGAATAACTGGCAGTCCGACATTAGGGGGTGTTGTTCTAGCAACATCTGCAGCAGCTGGTTCTGCTGTTTATAAG GTGCTGTTTAAGAAAGTTATAGGAGAAACAACATTCGGACAAATGTCTCTATTCTTTTCACTTATCGGATTGTGTAATGCCGCACTACTATGGCCGGTCTGTTTAGCCCTGTACTTTACGGGAGCCGAGAGTGTACATTGGGAACGATTACCATGGACAGCATTACTTTTAGCGAGCATTCTTCATTTAG tTGCAAACATGCTTGGTAACTTCAGTATTGCTCTAACGTATGACTTATTCATTACCCTGGGATTGATCACAGCTGTACCTGTATCAGCTG CGCTAGACGTTGTTTTATACGGAGCCCACTTTGTGGGCATGAAATTGGCAGGGATGATTTTTATAGCGGTTGGCTTCTTCCTTGTAATGTTCCCGGATAATTGGCCTGACTACATAACCAGATTACTTCG
- the LOC116427222 gene encoding solute carrier family 35 member F3 isoform X7 yields MNTPSSKHVVTFDERCKEGKSRTNLSMGSRGVGDIPTIFHPQQTHTSNIILGDNQQNHGPQSSIGQVTHDNTGCEQQQGCSVTVSCGDSTPSCRPLDTSGSGGIAEGTGASQGHNASQIQVQQHISTPSVTYQQRPNSLSACYASCCAESAKKIYFGVCVTICVTASWVGATHCIKYLYFYKLESPSYLSSSNSSVTGTHQQHTVPYNAPFFTTWFCTNWEILYYPIYFICQAARIKCNTPSEIIAENLRGFRDKGFTGGRFLIRCSLFCGLWVVTNYMYIYSLRILLATDVMALFATNVSCVYLLSWVILHEQFVGVRIVAVILCNTGIALLAYMDGITGSPTLGGVVLATSAAAGSAVYKVLFKKVIGETTFGQMSLFFSLIGLCNAALLWPVCLALYFTGAESVHWERLPWTALLLASILHLVANMLGNFSIALTYDLFITLGLITAVPVSAALDVVLYGAHFVGMKLAGMIFIAVGFFLVMFPDNWPDYITRLLRMPGICKKFKV; encoded by the exons ATGAATACACCGAGTTCAAAGCATGTCGTAACTTTCGACGAACGATGTAAGGAAGGTAAGTCAAG AACAAACTTAAGCATGGGTAGCAGAGGAGTCGGGGACATTCCAACAATATTTCATCCTCAACAAACTCATACTTCAAATATCATTCTTGGTGACAATCAACAGAACCATGGTCCTCAAAGCAGTATTGGTCAAGTTACTCATGATAATACTG GGTGTGAGCAGCAACAAGGATGTAGCGTTACCGTTAGCTGCGGTGACTCAACGCCAAGTTGCCGCCCTTTGGATACAAGCGGAAGTGGAGGAATTGCTGAAGGAACTGGTGCTAGTCAAGGGCATAATGCGAGTCAAATCCAAGTTCAGCAGCACATTTCAACTCCTTCCGTTACTTATCAACAAAGGCCCAATTCTCTCTCAGCTTGTTATGCATCCTGCTGTGCAGAATCAGCAAAGAAG atatattttggagTATGTGTAACCATATGTGTCACAGCAAGTTGGGTTGGTGCAACgcattgtattaaatatttatatttttacaaacttGAAAGTCCGAGTTATTTATCATCTTCGAACTCATCGGTAACGGGAACGCATCAGCAACAT aCGGTTCCATATAATGCGCCCTTCTTCACAACGTGGTTCTGTACAAATTGGGAGATTCTTTACTAccctatttatttcatttgtcaaGCTGCGAGAATAAAATGTAACACTCCGTCAGAAATAATCGCAGAAAATTTGCGTGGATTCCGAGATAAAGGTTTCACCGGTGGTCGTTTTTTGATCAGATGTAGCCTCTTCTGTGGACTTTGGGTGGTCacgaattatatgtatatttattcgcTCAGGATATTGTTAGCTACTGATGTGATGGCCCTGTTTGCGACAAACGTATCCTgcgtttatttattatcatgGGTTATCCTTCATGAGCAATTTGTTGGTGTAAGG ATAGTAGCAGTAATTTTATGCAACACTGGGATTGCACTTTTAGCGTACATGGATGGAATAACTGGCAGTCCGACATTAGGGGGTGTTGTTCTAGCAACATCTGCAGCAGCTGGTTCTGCTGTTTATAAG GTGCTGTTTAAGAAAGTTATAGGAGAAACAACATTCGGACAAATGTCTCTATTCTTTTCACTTATCGGATTGTGTAATGCCGCACTACTATGGCCGGTCTGTTTAGCCCTGTACTTTACGGGAGCCGAGAGTGTACATTGGGAACGATTACCATGGACAGCATTACTTTTAGCGAGCATTCTTCATTTAG tTGCAAACATGCTTGGTAACTTCAGTATTGCTCTAACGTATGACTTATTCATTACCCTGGGATTGATCACAGCTGTACCTGTATCAGCTG CGCTAGACGTTGTTTTATACGGAGCCCACTTTGTGGGCATGAAATTGGCAGGGATGATTTTTATAGCGGTTGGCTTCTTCCTTGTAATGTTCCCGGATAATTGGCCTGACTACATAACCAGATTACTTCG
- the LOC116427222 gene encoding solute carrier family 35 member F3 isoform X4 has product MNTPSSKHVVTFDERCKEGKSRTNLSMGSRGVGDIPTIFHPQQTHTSNIILGDNQQNHGPQSSIGQVTHDNTGCEQQQGCSVTVSCGDSTPSCRPLDTSGSGGIAEGTGASQGHNASQIQVQQHISTPSVTYQQRPNSLSACYASCCAESAKKIYFGVCVTICVTASWVGATHCIKYLYFYKLESPSYLSSSNSSVTGTHQQHTVPYNAPFFTTWFCTNWEILYYPIYFICQAARIKCNTPSEIIAENLRGFRDKGFTGGRFLIRCSLFCGLWVVTNYMYIYSLRILLATDVMALFATNVSCVYLLSWVILHEQFVGVRIVAVILCNTGIALLAYMDGITGSPTLGGVVLATSAAAGSAVYKVLFKKVIGETTFGQMSLFFSLIGLCNAALLWPVCLALYFTGAESVHWERLPWTALLLASILHLVANMLGNFSIALTYDLFITLGLITAVPVSAALDVVLYGAHFVGMKLAGMIFIAVGFFLVMFPDNWPDYITRLLRSCLHPKQLKNSQPTLTTSIHQQSFKQFPYKYTCKDYWQLLIPRTTLNH; this is encoded by the exons ATGAATACACCGAGTTCAAAGCATGTCGTAACTTTCGACGAACGATGTAAGGAAGGTAAGTCAAG AACAAACTTAAGCATGGGTAGCAGAGGAGTCGGGGACATTCCAACAATATTTCATCCTCAACAAACTCATACTTCAAATATCATTCTTGGTGACAATCAACAGAACCATGGTCCTCAAAGCAGTATTGGTCAAGTTACTCATGATAATACTG GGTGTGAGCAGCAACAAGGATGTAGCGTTACCGTTAGCTGCGGTGACTCAACGCCAAGTTGCCGCCCTTTGGATACAAGCGGAAGTGGAGGAATTGCTGAAGGAACTGGTGCTAGTCAAGGGCATAATGCGAGTCAAATCCAAGTTCAGCAGCACATTTCAACTCCTTCCGTTACTTATCAACAAAGGCCCAATTCTCTCTCAGCTTGTTATGCATCCTGCTGTGCAGAATCAGCAAAGAAG atatattttggagTATGTGTAACCATATGTGTCACAGCAAGTTGGGTTGGTGCAACgcattgtattaaatatttatatttttacaaacttGAAAGTCCGAGTTATTTATCATCTTCGAACTCATCGGTAACGGGAACGCATCAGCAACAT aCGGTTCCATATAATGCGCCCTTCTTCACAACGTGGTTCTGTACAAATTGGGAGATTCTTTACTAccctatttatttcatttgtcaaGCTGCGAGAATAAAATGTAACACTCCGTCAGAAATAATCGCAGAAAATTTGCGTGGATTCCGAGATAAAGGTTTCACCGGTGGTCGTTTTTTGATCAGATGTAGCCTCTTCTGTGGACTTTGGGTGGTCacgaattatatgtatatttattcgcTCAGGATATTGTTAGCTACTGATGTGATGGCCCTGTTTGCGACAAACGTATCCTgcgtttatttattatcatgGGTTATCCTTCATGAGCAATTTGTTGGTGTAAGG ATAGTAGCAGTAATTTTATGCAACACTGGGATTGCACTTTTAGCGTACATGGATGGAATAACTGGCAGTCCGACATTAGGGGGTGTTGTTCTAGCAACATCTGCAGCAGCTGGTTCTGCTGTTTATAAG GTGCTGTTTAAGAAAGTTATAGGAGAAACAACATTCGGACAAATGTCTCTATTCTTTTCACTTATCGGATTGTGTAATGCCGCACTACTATGGCCGGTCTGTTTAGCCCTGTACTTTACGGGAGCCGAGAGTGTACATTGGGAACGATTACCATGGACAGCATTACTTTTAGCGAGCATTCTTCATTTAG tTGCAAACATGCTTGGTAACTTCAGTATTGCTCTAACGTATGACTTATTCATTACCCTGGGATTGATCACAGCTGTACCTGTATCAGCTG CGCTAGACGTTGTTTTATACGGAGCCCACTTTGTGGGCATGAAATTGGCAGGGATGATTTTTATAGCGGTTGGCTTCTTCCTTGTAATGTTCCCGGATAATTGGCCTGACTACATAACCAGATTACTTCG
- the LOC116427222 gene encoding solute carrier family 35 member F3 isoform X5 gives MNTPSSKHVVTFDERCKEGKSRTNLSMGSRGVGDIPTIFHPQQTHTSNIILGDNQQNHGPQSSIGQVTHDNTGCEQQQGCSVTVSCGDSTPSCRPLDTSGSGGIAEGTGASQGHNASQIQVQQHISTPSVTYQQRPNSLSACYASCCAESAKKIYFGVCVTICVTASWVGATHCIKYLYFYKLESPSYLSSSNSSVTGTHQQHTVPYNAPFFTTWFCTNWEILYYPIYFICQAARIKCNTPSEIIAENLRGFRDKGFTGGRFLIRCSLFCGLWVVTNYMYIYSLRILLATDVMALFATNVSCVYLLSWVILHEQFVGVRIVAVILCNTGIALLAYMDGITGSPTLGGVVLATSAAAGSAVYKVLFKKVIGETTFGQMSLFFSLIGLCNAALLWPVCLALYFTGAESVHWERLPWTALLLASILHLVANMLGNFSIALTYDLFITLGLITAVPVSAALDVVLYGAHFVGMKLAGMIFIAVGFFLVMFPDNWPDYITRLLRNIVLMSHSSRWSRRHGHGVSGGTQRDVIDYRTGYIKSHLRSPSGRVR, from the exons ATGAATACACCGAGTTCAAAGCATGTCGTAACTTTCGACGAACGATGTAAGGAAGGTAAGTCAAG AACAAACTTAAGCATGGGTAGCAGAGGAGTCGGGGACATTCCAACAATATTTCATCCTCAACAAACTCATACTTCAAATATCATTCTTGGTGACAATCAACAGAACCATGGTCCTCAAAGCAGTATTGGTCAAGTTACTCATGATAATACTG GGTGTGAGCAGCAACAAGGATGTAGCGTTACCGTTAGCTGCGGTGACTCAACGCCAAGTTGCCGCCCTTTGGATACAAGCGGAAGTGGAGGAATTGCTGAAGGAACTGGTGCTAGTCAAGGGCATAATGCGAGTCAAATCCAAGTTCAGCAGCACATTTCAACTCCTTCCGTTACTTATCAACAAAGGCCCAATTCTCTCTCAGCTTGTTATGCATCCTGCTGTGCAGAATCAGCAAAGAAG atatattttggagTATGTGTAACCATATGTGTCACAGCAAGTTGGGTTGGTGCAACgcattgtattaaatatttatatttttacaaacttGAAAGTCCGAGTTATTTATCATCTTCGAACTCATCGGTAACGGGAACGCATCAGCAACAT aCGGTTCCATATAATGCGCCCTTCTTCACAACGTGGTTCTGTACAAATTGGGAGATTCTTTACTAccctatttatttcatttgtcaaGCTGCGAGAATAAAATGTAACACTCCGTCAGAAATAATCGCAGAAAATTTGCGTGGATTCCGAGATAAAGGTTTCACCGGTGGTCGTTTTTTGATCAGATGTAGCCTCTTCTGTGGACTTTGGGTGGTCacgaattatatgtatatttattcgcTCAGGATATTGTTAGCTACTGATGTGATGGCCCTGTTTGCGACAAACGTATCCTgcgtttatttattatcatgGGTTATCCTTCATGAGCAATTTGTTGGTGTAAGG ATAGTAGCAGTAATTTTATGCAACACTGGGATTGCACTTTTAGCGTACATGGATGGAATAACTGGCAGTCCGACATTAGGGGGTGTTGTTCTAGCAACATCTGCAGCAGCTGGTTCTGCTGTTTATAAG GTGCTGTTTAAGAAAGTTATAGGAGAAACAACATTCGGACAAATGTCTCTATTCTTTTCACTTATCGGATTGTGTAATGCCGCACTACTATGGCCGGTCTGTTTAGCCCTGTACTTTACGGGAGCCGAGAGTGTACATTGGGAACGATTACCATGGACAGCATTACTTTTAGCGAGCATTCTTCATTTAG tTGCAAACATGCTTGGTAACTTCAGTATTGCTCTAACGTATGACTTATTCATTACCCTGGGATTGATCACAGCTGTACCTGTATCAGCTG CGCTAGACGTTGTTTTATACGGAGCCCACTTTGTGGGCATGAAATTGGCAGGGATGATTTTTATAGCGGTTGGCTTCTTCCTTGTAATGTTCCCGGATAATTGGCCTGACTACATAACCAGATTACTTCG